A segment of the Brevibacterium zhoupengii genome:
ATCTCGTGATCTCGGATGAGACGTATACCTTCGCCCACGACGCTGCGGCTGACCGCTTCACGGTGAGCCACGACGGCAAGCCCATCGGTCACGTCGACTACATCGACCGCGTGGCCAGCCCGGATGACACATCCGAATCCGCGGTGCGCACCTTCACCCACACCGAGGTGTCCCCCGCCTATGGTGGTCGTGGCATCGCCGCACATCTGGTGCGCTTTGCCCTGGAGACCAGCGCCGAGGCGGGTCTGACCTTCCGTACGACCTGCTCCTATG
Coding sequences within it:
- a CDS encoding GNAT family N-acetyltransferase; its protein translation is MDLVISDETYTFAHDAAADRFTVSHDGKPIGHVDYIDRVASPDDTSESAVRTFTHTEVSPAYGGRGIAAHLVRFALETSAEAGLTFRTTCSYVMDFFRKNPEFDEMRA